Part of the Vallitalea okinawensis genome, TTTAGTTGACATCATGGGGAATAATAAAAGGCTTTTCATTAATAGGGTTTTTCATCATAACAACATCCATGTCGTAAACCTCTTTAATATGCTTAGCTGTAATGACGTGCTCAGGCGTTCCAGACACAAATATATTACCCTGATGTAATAAGAACATATAGTCACTATAGCTTGCTGCTAGATTAAGATCATGTAGCACTGCAATAATGGTCATTTGCTTTTCTTTCTGCAATCTCTTAATAACATTGAGTATTTTTACTTGATGATGGATATCTAAATGGGATACAGGTTCATCCAGTAAAAGTATTTCTGTTTGCTGAGCTATGGCCTTGGCTATGACAACTCGCTGCCGTTCCCCACCACTTATTGCATTGATCTTTTTATGTCTTAGATGATAAGTGTCTGTTAGTTGTAGGGCTTCTTTGACATATTTCTTATCTTGATTACTTTCACTTTGGAATCTTTTAAGATAAGGTGTTCTTCCCATGGCTACAACTTCTTCTACAGAAAAATCAAAATCAATATAAGTATTTTGTGGTACAAAGGCAATTTTCTTAGCCAACCATTTAGCAGATGTACGTGTTACATCATGT contains:
- a CDS encoding heme ABC transporter ATP-binding protein, which encodes MKQPIKVNQLSFSYNGHNILEDLILDINQNRFYSVIGPNGTGKSTLLKLITNILTARNNEVFIDEHDVTRTSAKWLAKKIAFVPQNTYIDFDFSVEEVVAMGRTPYLKRFQSESNQDKKYVKEALQLTDTYHLRHKKINAISGGERQRVVIAKAIAQQTEILLLDEPVSHLDIHHQVKILNVIKRLQKEKQMTIIAVLHDLNLAASYSDYMFLLHQGNIFVSGTPEHVITAKHIKEVYDMDVVMMKNPINEKPFIIPHDVN